In Levilactobacillus brevis, a single genomic region encodes these proteins:
- a CDS encoding transposase, giving the protein MTIAINDLNQRVKQEKPKRGGSALKRRRRKLKHFLHQLTTDYLPRKQRYEFDEATFGDRNSFSKTDLDATFMRMKEDPMRNGQLKPGYNLQVASQNQFALYYQLYQRPIDTRTLVPFVTHIFKQTPNAVHWIVADAGYGSEANYQKLTDDFQLHYAIPYGMYEKEQTRAYHKDRRKVANWQYDEVNDSYTDLDGITFTFHNYSTRHDRYGYKKQFKIYRTVEYFEDPKREAFATTKKGNRRQIGINYNWLYFKNKAKEQLTSKIGHDLYARRKIEIEPIFADLKTYLKFKRFSVRGLAAVDNEMGIALMAENLSKLSKIIKQPTLRPKKSGVNRHKPAIDTTFLFKL; this is encoded by the coding sequence TTGACTATCGCTATCAACGATTTAAATCAGCGGGTTAAACAAGAAAAGCCTAAACGTGGTGGTTCAGCTCTCAAACGTCGTCGCCGTAAATTGAAACACTTTCTTCATCAATTAACGACTGATTATTTACCACGTAAACAAAGATATGAGTTTGATGAAGCAACTTTTGGTGACCGCAATAGTTTCTCAAAGACTGATTTGGATGCCACTTTTATGCGAATGAAAGAAGATCCGATGCGGAATGGGCAATTAAAACCAGGCTATAACTTACAGGTCGCTAGTCAAAATCAATTTGCGCTTTATTATCAACTGTATCAACGACCAATCGATACCCGGACCTTGGTTCCATTTGTAACTCATATCTTTAAACAAACACCTAATGCTGTCCACTGGATAGTTGCTGATGCTGGTTATGGAAGTGAAGCTAATTATCAAAAACTCACCGATGATTTCCAATTACATTATGCAATTCCTTATGGAATGTATGAGAAAGAACAAACACGTGCGTATCATAAAGACCGACGTAAGGTCGCTAACTGGCAGTATGATGAAGTGAACGACTCTTACACAGATTTGGACGGTATCACTTTTACGTTTCACAACTATAGTACCCGTCATGATCGCTACGGTTATAAAAAGCAGTTCAAAATCTATCGCACTGTCGAGTACTTTGAAGACCCTAAACGAGAAGCTTTTGCGACGACTAAGAAAGGTAATCGTCGTCAAATAGGCATTAATTACAATTGGTTATATTTTAAAAATAAAGCTAAAGAACAACTGACTAGTAAAATTGGGCATGATTTGTACGCTCGCCGTAAAATTGAAATTGAACCAATCTTTGCTGACCTCAAGACTTACTTGAAGTTCAAACGCTTTTCGGTACGTGGTCTAGCTGCCGTAGATAATGAAATGGGAATCGCTTTAATGGCTGAGAATTTATCAAAACTGTCTAAAATCATTAAACAACCAACCCTAAGACCAAAGAAAAGTGGTGTCAATCGCCACAAACCAGCAATTGACACCACTTTTCTATTTAAGCTCTAG
- a CDS encoding TetR/AcrR family transcriptional regulator codes for MSINKILDQFPATIQATKDLTQKQKDVLIASIQLFAKQGYANTSTHQIAVAAHQSEGTMFKHFKSKANILGVALEPVIQQIIPDVAAELKKDTLSKPFTNLHDFLVIFVQNRMAFAAANQDAIKVFFSELLYNEDLRQEFIEVARAQFIGSFEGTVTKLQQHHLIIDWPFTMIFRYIASIIAGYILDRYVLFPHRDWQDADEAKYMVAELEKVLQPE; via the coding sequence ATGTCAATTAATAAAATTTTGGACCAATTTCCCGCCACAATTCAAGCGACGAAAGACCTCACGCAAAAGCAAAAGGACGTGCTGATCGCCAGCATCCAGCTCTTTGCCAAGCAGGGCTATGCCAACACCAGCACCCATCAGATTGCCGTTGCGGCCCACCAATCCGAGGGCACCATGTTTAAACATTTCAAGTCCAAGGCCAATATCTTGGGGGTCGCCTTGGAACCCGTGATTCAACAGATTATTCCCGACGTCGCTGCCGAACTCAAGAAAGATACCCTGAGTAAACCCTTCACTAACCTGCACGACTTTCTGGTTATCTTCGTGCAGAATCGCATGGCATTCGCGGCGGCGAACCAGGACGCCATCAAGGTCTTCTTCAGCGAACTACTCTATAACGAAGACTTACGACAGGAATTTATCGAGGTTGCCCGCGCCCAATTCATCGGGTCCTTCGAGGGGACCGTCACCAAGCTCCAGCAGCACCACCTGATTATCGACTGGCCTTTCACCATGATCTTTCGTTACATCGCGTCAATCATCGCCGGGTATATTCTCGACCGCTACGTCCTCTTCCCCCATCGCGATTGGCAGGACGCTGACGAGGCGAAATACATGGTCGCCGAATTGGAAAAAGTCTTACAACCTGAATAA
- a CDS encoding aldo/keto reductase encodes MKQLQLGGSNWQASAVALGIMRMGVLDQADAVKALQAAHEAGITYIDSADIYVNGKSEEVFGDALKASGLSRDDFYIQSKGGIILDPNRSHDDLVFGSRYDFGKQHLIDAVDGILSRMGIDYLDAFLLHRPDPLMDPAEIADAFNTLQREGKVRHFGVSNFNVQQYLLVQEAVDQKLMFDQLQFSAAHAGMITEGLHVNMGDVPTHNDFGMIEFARRKHVTIQAWSPFQYGLFAGMFINDPKYADLNKVLQKLADKYGVSKNGIAVAWILRHPANVQVLLGTMNPTHIKDSAAGADVNLTKQEWYDIYLAAGNVLP; translated from the coding sequence ATGAAACAACTGCAATTAGGTGGCAGTAACTGGCAAGCATCCGCCGTTGCGCTGGGCATCATGCGGATGGGTGTCCTGGACCAAGCGGACGCCGTTAAAGCGCTCCAAGCTGCCCACGAAGCCGGCATCACTTACATCGACTCCGCGGATATCTACGTCAATGGGAAGTCCGAAGAAGTCTTCGGCGACGCATTGAAGGCTTCCGGCCTGTCCCGTGATGATTTCTACATCCAATCCAAGGGTGGCATCATCCTCGACCCGAACAGAAGTCACGACGACCTTGTCTTTGGGTCACGCTACGACTTCGGCAAGCAACATCTGATTGACGCCGTTGACGGCATTCTTTCGCGGATGGGCATTGATTACCTGGACGCCTTCCTCCTTCACCGGCCAGACCCTCTGATGGACCCGGCAGAAATCGCCGACGCCTTCAACACGTTGCAACGCGAGGGTAAAGTTCGCCACTTCGGGGTTTCCAACTTCAACGTCCAACAATACCTGTTGGTTCAAGAGGCCGTCGACCAGAAGCTGATGTTTGACCAGCTACAATTCAGCGCGGCCCATGCCGGCATGATTACGGAAGGCCTGCACGTCAACATGGGCGACGTCCCAACCCACAACGACTTCGGGATGATTGAATTCGCCCGGCGTAAGCACGTAACGATTCAAGCCTGGTCCCCATTCCAGTACGGCCTCTTCGCCGGCATGTTCATCAACGATCCTAAGTATGCCGACCTGAACAAGGTGCTGCAGAAGTTAGCCGACAAGTATGGCGTATCAAAGAACGGGATTGCCGTGGCTTGGATTCTCCGTCATCCGGCAAACGTCCAAGTGTTGCTAGGCACCATGAACCCGACCCACATCAAGGATAGCGCGGCCGGTGCCGACGTGAACTTGACCAAGCAGGAATGGTACGATATCTACTTGGCTGCGGGGAACGTTTTACCTTAA
- a CDS encoding ABC transporter ATP-binding protein, which yields MTMKTVVDVHDLEKTYGKANERQYQALKGLNFTVAAGEFVGIMGASGSGKTTLLNMLSTLDVPTKGDVVVNGHDVTKMRGNQLADFRAQEVGFIFQDFNLLESLTAEENIGLPLALKGTSSRVMDQAIHEVAETLSIADLLPKYPAELSGGQKQRVAAARAIVHHPSILMGDEPTGALDSTSARELLDLLTTINQKQQMSVLLVTHDPFSASFCQRILFIKDGQIGSEIKRGDQDRSAFYQQILTELGTFNE from the coding sequence ATGACAATGAAAACTGTGGTCGACGTTCACGACCTGGAGAAAACGTACGGTAAAGCCAATGAACGTCAGTATCAAGCCTTGAAGGGACTGAACTTTACGGTGGCCGCCGGTGAGTTTGTCGGCATTATGGGGGCTTCCGGTTCCGGGAAGACCACGCTATTGAATATGCTGTCGACGCTGGACGTGCCCACCAAGGGAGATGTCGTGGTAAACGGCCACGACGTCACCAAGATGCGGGGCAACCAGCTGGCGGATTTTCGGGCGCAAGAGGTCGGCTTTATTTTCCAAGACTTCAACTTGTTGGAGAGCCTGACGGCCGAAGAAAATATCGGCTTACCACTGGCCTTGAAGGGGACGTCCTCCCGAGTGATGGACCAGGCCATTCATGAAGTCGCTGAGACGCTGTCGATTGCCGACCTCTTGCCGAAGTATCCTGCCGAGTTATCCGGGGGTCAAAAGCAGCGGGTCGCCGCGGCTCGGGCCATCGTTCACCATCCGTCGATTCTGATGGGGGATGAACCGACGGGGGCTTTGGATTCCACGAGTGCGCGGGAATTACTGGACCTATTGACCACGATTAATCAGAAACAGCAGATGTCGGTGTTACTGGTGACCCACGATCCTTTCTCCGCCAGCTTCTGTCAGCGGATTTTGTTTATCAAGGATGGCCAGATTGGTTCTGAGATTAAGCGCGGTGATCAGGATCGCAGTGCCTTTTACCAACAGATTTTGACTGAACTCGGCACGTTCAACGAGTAG
- a CDS encoding FtsX-like permease family protein: MLGKLALAGIKNRRRDYLVLLVGLTMSAAIFYMFANLATNQAFIKANAVVSQASLIFGFGAVLLILITVVYIMYANSFLLSMRQHDYGLFMMLGATRKRVGELVFLETLILGSVATAVGIVLGLAMSQFLVGFLLDMLGLHLAHLSAVYLPAIVVTAVLYVGLFILASLFNLVRLTRTTVLKLLHTDEQANQPKVHPFRQMVAAVLGVIFLAIGYWALAAIMDLQVTAIPVALVTITIGTYLLFRATILVIIQGLRRTKWAKKHLNGFLLGQLNFRVYNYTRMLTIVSLLFAMALGAITVGSGYHRQLPMMANSLGTYTVAIHNKTAQEQHLIDQLNVKHQTTYTQKRQGKVVYYKAADLQRQPFELNRGTTEAKYATHPKYYTESLKQFKQKGSQSLDFLSLAIRSEQGFYAPQFLSARQFARQPGKTVTVTTVRVKDMIQDRHVLKRLNKLELQRFPQPAAMTVGNYQSYELMSGFFGGLEFMGYFLGIAFLAMLASCLMFKILSGAPGDKRRYQMLYKVGVRYRLMRTGIAKEIGILFLIPGIMGVIDVLFGLQMFKPLMQSPMSPYLGIGGIFAIFIGLYAIYYMITLTLYWRIVLPKAPND; the protein is encoded by the coding sequence ATGTTAGGAAAATTAGCACTGGCTGGGATTAAGAACCGGCGACGAGACTACCTCGTCTTATTGGTGGGACTGACCATGTCGGCCGCCATCTTCTATATGTTTGCCAATCTCGCGACCAACCAGGCCTTCATTAAGGCCAATGCGGTCGTGAGCCAGGCGTCGTTAATCTTTGGCTTCGGCGCCGTTTTATTGATTTTGATTACGGTTGTCTACATTATGTATGCCAACAGTTTTCTCCTGAGCATGCGCCAGCACGACTACGGCTTGTTTATGATGCTGGGAGCCACCCGCAAGCGCGTGGGTGAACTGGTCTTCTTGGAAACCTTGATTCTAGGGAGTGTGGCGACCGCCGTGGGAATTGTCCTGGGGTTGGCCATGAGTCAATTCCTCGTTGGCTTTTTGCTGGACATGCTGGGGTTACATCTGGCCCATCTATCGGCCGTGTACCTGCCAGCCATCGTGGTCACGGCGGTACTGTACGTGGGGCTGTTTATCTTAGCCTCGCTGTTTAACCTGGTGCGCTTGACCCGGACGACGGTGCTGAAACTACTTCACACCGATGAACAAGCTAACCAGCCCAAAGTGCATCCTTTCCGGCAAATGGTGGCGGCCGTCTTGGGCGTGATCTTCCTGGCGATTGGATACTGGGCGCTGGCGGCCATCATGGATCTGCAGGTGACGGCCATTCCTGTAGCCTTGGTCACCATTACCATCGGGACCTACCTTCTCTTCCGGGCAACGATTCTGGTGATTATCCAGGGGTTGCGGCGAACCAAGTGGGCTAAGAAACATCTAAATGGTTTCTTGTTGGGACAGCTGAACTTCCGGGTATACAACTACACGCGGATGTTGACCATTGTTTCCTTACTATTTGCAATGGCTCTGGGTGCGATTACGGTCGGGTCTGGCTACCACCGGCAATTGCCGATGATGGCCAACAGTCTAGGGACGTACACGGTGGCTATTCACAACAAGACCGCGCAGGAGCAGCACTTGATCGACCAGTTGAACGTCAAACACCAAACCACCTACACGCAGAAACGTCAGGGGAAAGTGGTCTACTACAAAGCCGCTGATCTACAGCGTCAACCGTTTGAGCTGAATCGTGGGACCACGGAAGCCAAGTATGCGACCCATCCGAAATACTATACGGAGTCCCTGAAGCAGTTTAAGCAAAAGGGCAGCCAGAGCCTGGACTTTCTGAGCCTGGCCATTCGTAGCGAGCAAGGCTTCTACGCACCACAATTTCTGAGTGCCCGGCAGTTTGCCCGCCAACCGGGAAAGACGGTGACGGTCACCACGGTGCGGGTCAAAGATATGATTCAAGACCGGCACGTGCTGAAGCGGTTGAACAAGCTGGAACTACAACGGTTCCCCCAGCCAGCAGCCATGACGGTCGGCAATTACCAGTCATATGAACTGATGAGTGGCTTCTTCGGTGGCCTGGAATTCATGGGCTATTTCTTAGGAATTGCCTTTCTAGCCATGTTGGCCTCGTGCCTGATGTTTAAGATTCTCTCGGGAGCACCCGGGGACAAACGGCGCTACCAGATGCTCTACAAAGTTGGGGTACGCTACCGGTTGATGCGTACCGGGATTGCGAAAGAAATCGGGATTTTATTCTTAATTCCTGGTATCATGGGAGTAATCGATGTTCTGTTCGGTCTTCAGATGTTTAAGCCGTTGATGCAGAGTCCCATGAGTCCCTATCTGGGGATTGGCGGAATCTTCGCCATCTTCATTGGACTGTACGCGATTTACTACATGATTACACTGACACTGTATTGGCGAATCGTTTTACCGAAGGCACCGAATGATTAG
- a CDS encoding GntR family transcriptional regulator, protein MKFNFDSPEPIYLQVAEQVEEAIFTGIYRAGEQVPSTTEMSKEFHINPATVLKGINRLVAAGVIEKRRGVGMFVTATAATTIREKRRAEFYDRYVSNFTSEAKKLNLSEDELIALIKRGYEPE, encoded by the coding sequence ATGAAATTTAATTTCGATAGTCCGGAGCCCATCTACCTGCAGGTGGCCGAGCAAGTGGAAGAGGCAATCTTCACGGGCATCTATCGCGCGGGAGAACAGGTACCGTCAACGACAGAAATGTCCAAAGAATTTCATATTAATCCGGCCACGGTGCTCAAAGGCATCAACCGACTCGTGGCGGCTGGCGTGATTGAGAAGCGCCGCGGCGTGGGGATGTTCGTCACGGCCACGGCCGCCACGACGATTCGTGAGAAGCGCCGAGCGGAGTTCTACGACCGCTACGTGAGCAACTTTACCAGTGAAGCTAAGAAGCTTAACCTGTCCGAAGACGAGCTCATCGCGCTGATTAAACGGGGGTACGAGCCGGAGTGA